One segment of Zymoseptoria tritici IPO323 chromosome 2, whole genome shotgun sequence DNA contains the following:
- a CDS encoding electron-transferring-flavoprotein dehydrogenase yields MVMAVPSIISANATRRLTLLPETTTRAITFTASSRSRFAATRASITTSSQTRVRCYRPAPITAGQRRAISTSPRRRFATVDDHLGPKLQEREADEVDIVIVGGGPAGLSAAIKLKQLANEAGNEDFRVLLLEKAGEIGDHIVSGNVLEPSALDELLPNWRSEDNADRFENITAVTKDKMRFLTKSGSIPLPAPPQMNNHGNFILSLNELTKWLGERAEEVGVEIYPGFAASEVLYTHEGAVKGVATNDLGIARDGSAKDSFERGMEFHARCTLLAEGCHGSLTKQVIKKYDLRRDSAPQTYGLGIKEVWEIDPAKFQKGLVAHSMGYPLPSDTYGGGWMYHFGENMVSIGLVVGLDYPNPWLAPYGEFQKMKMHPFYKEFLEGGKCVTYAARTLNEGGFQSIPKCAFPGGALIGDTAGFLNVPKIKGTHTAMRSGMLAAEAAYSALADSTDKTGDIFLFDYEDKLRKSSIWKELKEVRNMRPSFHTALGLYGGILYSGLEAYLFRGKMPWTLKHGKQDHLATKTADQCKKIEYPKPDGKISFDILTSVSRTGTNHEEDQPCHLQVKDWDKHTQETYPKYQGVENRFCPAGVYEYVEDESKDLGVRFQINAQNCVHCKTCDIKVPHQDINWQTPQGGEGPKYAGT; encoded by the coding sequence ATGGTCATGGCGGTTCCTAGCATCATTTCGGCCAATGCCACTCGTCGCCTTACTCTTCTACCGGAAACAACAACCCGGGCCATCACATTCACAGCTTCGTCACGATCTCGGTTCGCCGCCACGCGAGCTTCGATTACCACATCCTCACAGACTCGCGTGAGATGTTACCGACCCGCGCCCATTACTGCCGGACAACGACGGGCgatctcgacatcacctcGAAGACGATTCGCGACTGTAGACGACCATCTCGGTCCAAAGTTGCAAGAGCGAGAAGCCGATGAGGTCGACATTGTTATTGTGGGTGGCGGCCCAGCTGGTCTCAGTGCCGCCATAAAGCTGAAGCAGTTGGCGAATGAAGCCGGCAATGAGGACTTTCGGGTATTGCTGTTGGAGAAGGCGGGAGAGATCGGTGACCACATCGTCTCGGGAAATGTACTGGAACCGTCTGCTCTGGACGAGCTACTTCCAAATTGGAGATCAGAGGACAATGCCGATCGATTCGAGAACATCACAGCTGTGACCAAGGATAAAATGCGCTTTCTCACAAAGTCTGGCTCCATACCACTACCTGCTCCACCGCAAATGAACAATCACGGCAACTTCATCCTCAGTTTGAACGAATTGACCAAATGGCTGGGAGAGCGAGCGGAGGAAGTTGGTGTGGAGATATACCCTGGTTTTGCTGCTTCAGAAGTGCTGTACACGCATGAAGGTGCTGTAAAAGGTGTCGCCACCAATGACCTGGGAATTGCTCGAGATGGCAGCGCCAAGGACTCGTTCGAACGCGGTATGGAGTTTCACGCACGATGTACACTTCTCGCTGAGGGCTGCCATGGCAGTCTGACAAAGCAAGTCATCAAGAAATACGACCTTCGCCGCGACAGTGCTCCTCAGACATACGGTCTCGGCATCAAGGAAGTGTGGGAAATTGATCCGGCCAAATTCCAAAAAGGTCTGGTCGCACACTCCATGGGCTATCCTCTCCCTTCGGACACATATGGCGGCGGCTGGATGTACCACTTTGGTGAGAACATGGTGTCCATCGGTCTGGTCGTTGGACTCGATTACCCCAATCCATGGCTGGCTCCATACGGCGAATtccagaagatgaagatgcaTCCATTCTACAAGGAATTCCTCGAGGGCGGCAAATGCGTCACGTACGCAGCCCGAACTCTCAACGAGGGCGGCTTTCAGTCCATTCCGAAATGCGCCTTCCCTGGTGGCGCTCTCATTGGCGACACAGCAGGATTCCTAAACGTACCCAAGATCAAAGGCACACACACTGCTATGCGATCAGGTATGCTCGCTGCCGAAGCAGCTTACTCCGCTCTTGCCGATAGCACCGACAAGACAGGTGACATTTTCCTCTTCGACTACGAAGACAAACTCCGCAAGTCTTCAATCTGGAAAGAGCTGAAAGAAGTGCGTAACATGCGACCGTCCTTTCACACCGCTCTGGGTCTCTACGGTGGCATCCTATACTCCGGACTGGAAGCAtacctcttccgcggcaagATGCCTTGGACTCTGAAACACGGCAAGCAGGATCACCTCGCCACGAAGACTGCCGACCAATGCAAAAAGATCGAGTACCCCAAGCCAGACGGCAAAATCTCATTCGATATCTTGACGTCCGTCTCTCGCACGGGTACCAACCACGAGGAAGACCAACCCTGCCACTTGCAAGTCAAGGACTGGGACAAGCACACCCAAGAGACGTATCCCAAGTACCAGGGCGTGGAGAATCGGTTCTGTCCCGCTGGCGTGTACGAGTACGTCGAGGATGAGAGCAAGGATTTGGGTGTGAGGTTCCAGATCAATGCGCAGAATTGTGTGCACTGCAAGACATGTGACATTAAGGTCCCACATCAGGATATCAACTGGCAGACGCCGCAGGGTGGAGAGGGGCCAAAGTATGCTGGGACGTGA